The genomic DNA GTTACACGTCTTTCTTCTTCGAAAACATCTCATACAATTTGCCTAAACTTTTGGGATCCAGGTCAATATCGTTCTCGTATGCGTATTTGATGGCGTACCCGAGGGCGAGGGTCATGCCGCCTGCGATGCTGGCGCCTGCGGCCATTCCTGCTCCCGGGACGAGTTTGACGACCTGGCGGAACAGGGTCTTTCCGACGTTGCCGGTGAGGGTGGCAATGGTGAGCTCCTTTGCCCGGTCCTTTGTCAGGGGCTTATCGTAAAGGGTGGCGAGCTTGACCATCATGCCGACCTGTATGGCGGTGAGGGGCACCATGTCGGAGCCCGGGATCGGAGAAGCACCGATGGCCGTGGAGGATCCTGCTGCTGCGATGATCCATTTATTCGCCGTCGATGATTTTTCCTTCAGGTGTTTAGCGAAAAGGATATCTTTTTTTTTCTCCTGGAGGATATCGAGGATCGCACCGCGGAGCATCTCCATATTCTCGCCTGTCTTGGAAGAGATCGGCGTCACTTTGTAGCGGTAATTCGTATGATCCTGGATGTACTTCACCAATCCTGGAATATCTTCTGCCGCGTCGATCTTGTTCAACACGAAGATGATGTTCCGGTTGA from Rossellomorea marisflavi includes the following:
- a CDS encoding GTPase, which encodes MNVFSFHDKEFEQAYDQEVNEINAQLDKEIVFAMIGDVNAGKSSTINMLMGDEVAKVGAQPGETSLIEKYAYTDKIIFADTPGLDDINQKNSAETMKFYKEADVILFFLNAAGTVFSEGERKTFEEVRKINRNIIFVLNKIDAAEDIPGLVKYIQDHTNYRYKVTPISSKTGENMEMLRGAILDILQEKKKDILFAKHLKEKSSTANKWIIAAAGSSTAIGASPIPGSDMVPLTAIQVGMMVKLATLYDKPLTKDRAKELTIATLTGNVGKTLFRQVVKLVPGAGMAAGASIAGGMTLALGYAIKYAYENDIDLDPKSLGKLYEMFSKKKDV